Proteins found in one Pectobacterium atrosepticum genomic segment:
- a CDS encoding ABC transporter ATP-binding protein — protein MSLISVSGAWLSFSDAPLLDNTELHIEENERVCLVGRNGAGKSTLLKILAKETPLDDGRIIYEQDLIVARLQQDPPRDVAGSVFDFVAEGVAEQAGHLKNYHSMLRLVENDPSEKNLNQLAKLQDVLEHQGLWQLESRIHEVLEQLGLSADAPLASLSGGWLRKAALGRALVSSPRVLLLDEPTNHLDIETIDWLETFLKTFQGCIVFISHDRSFIRNMATRIVDLDRGKLVSWPGNYEKYLDGKEEALRVEDLQNAEFDRKLAQEEVWIRQGIKARRTRNEGRVRALKEMRQDRAQRREVMGSAKMQVEEAARSGKIVFELEDVSYQIDNKVLTRNFSAQVQRGDKIALVGPNGCGKTTLLKLMLGGLEPISGRVHCGTKLEVAYFDQHRAELDPERTVMDNLAEGKQEVMVNGRSRHVLGYLQDFLFHPKRAMTPVKALSGGERNRLLLARLFLKPSNLLILDEPTNDLDVETLELLEELIESYQGTVLLVSHDRQFVDNSVTECWIFEGDGKISRFVGGYFDAQQQRATRTPLRTTAAPEVTASVATANTAPSAKRNVVKLSYNQQRELDQLPPRIEQLEQEIESLQAQMNDANFFSRPHDETQSVLTALAEAEGALEICFARWEELEAQRNG, from the coding sequence ATGTCTTTAATTAGTGTTTCAGGTGCATGGCTGTCCTTTAGCGATGCACCGCTGTTGGATAATACCGAACTCCATATCGAAGAGAATGAACGTGTTTGTCTGGTTGGACGCAATGGCGCAGGTAAATCGACGCTGCTGAAAATTCTGGCCAAAGAAACTCCGCTGGATGATGGCCGCATCATCTATGAACAGGATCTGATTGTTGCACGTCTGCAACAGGATCCACCGCGTGATGTGGCTGGTAGCGTGTTTGATTTTGTTGCTGAAGGGGTTGCCGAGCAGGCGGGCCACCTGAAAAACTATCACTCCATGCTGCGTCTGGTAGAAAACGATCCAAGCGAAAAGAATCTGAACCAGTTAGCTAAGTTGCAGGACGTTCTGGAGCATCAGGGGCTGTGGCAACTGGAGAGCCGCATTCACGAAGTGCTGGAACAGCTTGGCCTGTCCGCTGATGCGCCGCTGGCGTCGCTATCCGGCGGCTGGTTGCGTAAAGCTGCACTCGGCAGAGCGTTAGTGAGTTCACCACGCGTGCTGTTGCTGGATGAACCGACCAACCATCTGGATATTGAGACGATTGACTGGCTGGAAACCTTCTTGAAAACGTTCCAGGGCTGCATCGTCTTTATCTCCCATGACCGTTCCTTTATTCGCAATATGGCGACCCGTATTGTCGACCTCGATCGCGGTAAACTGGTTTCCTGGCCGGGTAACTACGAAAAATATCTGGATGGGAAAGAAGAAGCGCTGCGGGTTGAAGATCTGCAGAATGCAGAGTTCGATCGCAAACTGGCGCAGGAAGAAGTGTGGATCCGTCAGGGTATCAAAGCTCGTCGTACCCGTAATGAAGGGCGCGTGCGGGCATTGAAGGAAATGCGTCAGGATCGTGCGCAGCGTCGTGAGGTGATGGGCTCGGCGAAAATGCAGGTTGAAGAAGCTGCTCGCTCCGGCAAGATTGTGTTTGAGCTGGAAGATGTTAGCTACCAGATTGACAATAAGGTGCTAACGCGCAATTTCTCTGCTCAGGTACAGCGCGGTGACAAGATTGCGCTGGTGGGGCCGAATGGCTGCGGTAAAACCACGCTGCTAAAATTGATGTTGGGTGGGCTGGAACCTATCAGCGGACGTGTGCATTGCGGCACGAAGCTCGAAGTTGCCTATTTCGATCAGCACCGCGCTGAACTTGATCCAGAACGCACAGTGATGGACAACCTAGCGGAAGGCAAGCAGGAAGTGATGGTCAACGGTCGCTCACGTCATGTGTTGGGCTACTTACAGGACTTCCTGTTCCATCCGAAACGTGCGATGACACCGGTAAAAGCGCTGTCGGGTGGGGAGCGTAACCGCCTACTGCTGGCGCGCTTGTTCCTCAAACCTAGTAACCTGTTGATTCTTGATGAACCGACCAACGATCTGGATGTGGAAACGCTGGAACTGCTGGAAGAATTAATCGAAAGTTATCAGGGAACCGTTCTGCTGGTCAGCCATGACCGTCAGTTCGTCGATAATTCGGTGACCGAATGCTGGATCTTCGAAGGCGATGGTAAAATTTCCCGCTTCGTCGGTGGATATTTCGATGCGCAGCAGCAGCGTGCAACGAGAACACCACTGCGAACAACGGCTGCTCCAGAGGTAACGGCGTCAGTGGCGACGGCGAACACCGCACCGTCCGCTAAACGAAATGTCGTGAAATTAAGTTATAACCAGCAGCGTGAGTTAGATCAGTTACCGCCGCGTATTGAGCAACTGGAGCAGGAGATTGAGTCGCTGCAAGCGCAGATGAACGACGCCAATTTCTTCAGCCGTCCACATGACGAAACACAGTCGGTGCTGACTGCACTGGCGGAAGCGGAAGGCGCGCTGGAAATCTGTTTTGCCCGTTGGGAAGAGCTGGAAGCACAGAGAAACGGCTAA
- a CDS encoding MOSC domain-containing protein, translating to MIGVTRLYIHPVKSMRGLQLSHAMASVSGLANDRAFMITESDGTFITARQYPQMVLFTPALLPDGLFIAAPDGQTATIRFADFIETPQPTEVWGTHFTALVAPDAINRWLSHYFQRSVQLRWVGSEPSRRVKHYPEVPLAFADGYPFLLINDASFQALRQRCSAGIKIEQFRPNLVVTGAEAFAEDSWKTIRIGEVIFDVVKPCSRCILTTVSTERGRKHPSAEPLATLQSFRTAENGDVDFGQNLVARNTGIIRVGDTLEVLATKPPRPYGSGQVVESLVVPEKSEQAVTIHYQGKSLQGNNQQILLEQLEQQGIRVPYSCRAGLCGCCKLTLVSGEVSALKQSAIRANGEILTCSCIPQSDIHLQ from the coding sequence GTGATCGGCGTAACGCGGCTTTATATACATCCAGTCAAATCGATGCGAGGGCTACAACTGTCCCACGCGATGGCGTCCGTCAGCGGTTTGGCGAACGATCGTGCCTTCATGATTACTGAATCTGATGGCACCTTTATTACTGCCCGCCAGTATCCACAAATGGTGTTATTTACTCCCGCGTTGCTACCGGATGGGCTGTTTATTGCCGCTCCGGATGGCCAAACTGCCACCATTCGTTTTGCCGACTTCATTGAAACCCCACAGCCGACAGAAGTCTGGGGAACGCACTTCACCGCGCTCGTCGCACCCGACGCTATCAATCGTTGGTTAAGTCATTATTTCCAGCGTTCCGTGCAGCTTCGCTGGGTGGGCAGTGAACCATCTCGGCGGGTTAAGCATTATCCGGAAGTTCCATTGGCGTTCGCCGACGGTTATCCGTTTCTGTTAATCAATGATGCATCATTTCAGGCGCTACGCCAGCGCTGCTCTGCCGGAATCAAAATTGAGCAATTCCGTCCTAATCTGGTAGTAACTGGCGCGGAAGCCTTTGCCGAAGATAGCTGGAAAACCATTCGTATTGGCGAGGTTATTTTTGACGTCGTCAAACCCTGTAGTCGCTGCATTTTGACCACCGTCAGCACCGAACGTGGCCGTAAACACCCGTCAGCAGAGCCGCTGGCAACGCTGCAATCTTTCCGCACTGCCGAAAATGGCGACGTTGATTTTGGGCAAAACCTGGTAGCCAGAAATACGGGCATCATTCGAGTGGGCGACACGCTGGAAGTCTTAGCGACCAAACCGCCGCGTCCTTATGGTTCCGGTCAAGTCGTCGAAAGCCTTGTCGTGCCTGAAAAAAGCGAACAAGCCGTCACCATTCACTATCAGGGAAAATCACTGCAAGGGAACAATCAGCAGATTTTACTGGAGCAGTTGGAGCAACAGGGCATTCGAGTCCCCTACTCTTGTCGAGCAGGACTGTGCGGTTGCTGTAAATTGACGTTAGTCAGCGGAGAGGTTTCTGCACTGAAGCAAAGCGCTATCAGAGCAAACGGCGAGATTCTTACCTGTAGCTGTATTCCGCAGAGCGACATTCATCTGCAATAA
- the pqiA gene encoding membrane integrity-associated transporter subunit PqiA, translating to MCSHHDRHDGNLQRKHGLHDEHGLEHEHHHHDDYMLCPQCDLLVELPILSHGQKATCPRCKTVLTSRQTEPRKRPVGYAISALFMLLLANLFPFVSMRVAGITSEITLIQIPKVMVAENYASVATLFMLFVQLVPAFSMATLILLCLHAQLPLALKKGMGKMLFHLKSWGMAEIFLAGVLVSFVKLMAYGDIGIGTSFMPFVLFCLLQLLAFQSLDRRWLWNDIVSPPALPAAPVLGKSGLSQGLRSCSCCTAILPANQLICPRCHSRGHARKKHSLQWTLALLITSVMLYIPSNLMPIMVTEAFGDRMGSTIMSGVILLWGMGSYPVAMVIFIASVMVPTLKMLALGWLCWQANSKTKKTEDSERMHVIYEMVEFVGRWSMIDVFVIAVLSAMVRIGRLMSIYPAIGAVLFAGVVILTMFSAMMFDPRLLWDRRDDVLHKESSVGER from the coding sequence GTGTGTTCCCATCACGATCGGCATGACGGTAATCTTCAGCGTAAGCATGGCCTTCACGATGAACATGGCCTTGAACACGAACATCATCACCATGATGACTATATGCTTTGCCCGCAGTGTGACCTGCTGGTGGAGTTACCCATACTGTCACACGGACAGAAGGCAACCTGTCCACGTTGTAAAACCGTGCTAACTAGCCGCCAGACCGAACCGCGTAAACGGCCGGTTGGCTACGCGATAAGCGCATTGTTCATGCTATTACTGGCAAATCTATTCCCCTTTGTTTCCATGCGCGTTGCGGGAATCACCAGCGAAATTACCCTGATACAGATTCCTAAAGTGATGGTGGCGGAAAACTACGCCAGCGTCGCGACGCTATTTATGCTTTTTGTTCAACTGGTCCCGGCTTTCAGTATGGCGACCCTTATTTTGCTTTGTTTGCATGCTCAGCTGCCGTTGGCACTGAAAAAAGGCATGGGCAAGATGCTGTTTCATCTTAAAAGTTGGGGAATGGCAGAAATTTTTCTGGCTGGCGTGTTGGTCAGCTTTGTCAAACTCATGGCCTATGGTGACATTGGCATTGGCACCAGTTTTATGCCTTTCGTCCTGTTCTGTCTGCTACAGCTGCTGGCCTTCCAAAGTCTCGATCGCCGCTGGCTGTGGAATGATATTGTGTCGCCACCCGCATTACCGGCAGCACCGGTTTTGGGGAAAAGTGGGCTATCGCAAGGGCTGCGATCGTGTTCGTGCTGCACCGCTATTTTGCCAGCCAACCAGTTAATATGCCCACGCTGCCACTCACGCGGACACGCCCGTAAGAAACACAGCTTGCAATGGACGCTGGCGCTGCTGATCACCTCTGTGATGCTATATATCCCCTCGAATCTCATGCCGATCATGGTGACTGAAGCCTTCGGCGATCGTATGGGATCGACGATTATGTCAGGCGTCATCCTGCTGTGGGGAATGGGATCTTACCCTGTCGCTATGGTGATTTTTATCGCCAGCGTGATGGTGCCGACGCTAAAAATGCTGGCGTTAGGCTGGCTGTGTTGGCAGGCCAATAGCAAAACCAAAAAAACGGAAGACAGCGAGCGGATGCATGTCATCTATGAGATGGTTGAGTTTGTTGGGCGCTGGTCAATGATTGATGTATTCGTTATTGCCGTGCTGTCTGCGATGGTGCGCATTGGTCGTCTGATGAGTATTTATCCCGCCATTGGGGCGGTACTGTTCGCGGGCGTGGTGATTCTCACCATGTTTTCCGCGATGATGTTTGATCCCCGTTTGTTATGGGATCGTCGAGATGATGTTCTTCATAAGGAGTCCTCCGTTGGCGAAAGATAA
- the pqiC gene encoding membrane integrity-associated transporter subunit PqiC yields MMKVWTLALVLVLSACSSSNTQKTYYQLPTIADTSTAQTAVTQGRPLWVEHVSVADYLVNTGLVYQTNDVQYVIASNNLWASPLDQQLQQALVVNLGHKLPGWIVTTQPQGSEQAVLNVSVTGFHGRYDGNVVVRGEWMLTYQGKVLKRPFSVLLPQTEDGYDALVRTLAQGWQQVSQSIAQQAGTLN; encoded by the coding sequence ATGATGAAAGTATGGACGCTAGCTCTGGTGCTGGTATTGAGCGCTTGTAGCAGTAGCAATACGCAGAAAACGTACTACCAGCTACCGACAATAGCAGATACCAGCACGGCGCAAACTGCTGTGACTCAGGGGCGTCCGCTATGGGTTGAGCATGTCAGCGTGGCGGATTATCTCGTCAATACCGGGCTGGTCTATCAGACCAACGATGTACAGTATGTTATTGCCAGTAATAACCTGTGGGCCAGTCCGTTGGATCAGCAATTGCAGCAGGCGCTGGTGGTTAATCTGGGGCATAAACTGCCCGGTTGGATCGTGACCACGCAGCCGCAGGGAAGCGAACAGGCTGTGTTGAACGTTTCTGTCACAGGCTTCCATGGCCGTTATGATGGCAATGTTGTCGTCCGTGGAGAATGGATGCTGACCTATCAGGGAAAAGTGCTTAAGCGCCCCTTTAGCGTGCTGCTGCCACAAACGGAAGATGGTTACGACGCGCTGGTAAGAACGTTGGCGCAAGGCTGGCAGCAGGTTTCCCAGTCGATTGCTCAGCAGGCAGGTACGCTTAACTAA
- a CDS encoding ribosome modulation factor has product MKRQKRDRLERAHSRGYQAGIVGRPKEFCPYQSINARSYWLGGWRKAMEDRAVTA; this is encoded by the coding sequence ATGAAGAGACAGAAACGCGATCGCCTTGAACGGGCTCATTCACGTGGTTATCAAGCAGGTATTGTCGGTAGACCAAAGGAATTTTGTCCTTATCAATCAATTAATGCCCGGTCTTACTGGTTGGGAGGCTGGCGAAAAGCCATGGAGGACAGGGCTGTTACCGCTTAG
- the pqiB gene encoding intermembrane transport protein PqiB, with amino-acid sequence MAKDNHAVADVETIKRWSPVWIVPIVTVLIGAWILFYHFSHQGPQITLITSNAEGIEAGKTAIKSRSVDVGVVESVVLSDDLHRVEIKARLHDGMDKLLKQDSAFWVVKPQIGREGVSGLGTLLSGAYIELQPGANKDDKREFTLLDAPPLASPDAKGIRVILDSDQSGQLNAGDPVLFRGYRVGSVETSEFDPKARKMRYQLFISAPYDGLVTSNVRFWKDSGVAFDMSAQGMRVEMGSLTTLFSGGVSFDIPAGWELGDAAKAMAQYRLFDSQRSIQDSLYTEYKEYLLFFSESIRGLQAGAPVEFRGIRLGTVAEAPFFPKNMKQELDGDYRIPVLIRIEPDRFEKKIGGSFDFEQHLKQAQSLGLRASMKSANLLTGALYIDLDFYPKEKVDKALFVMDGYPVLPTIDGGLSQIQQKLMAVLDKVNSLPLNPMVNEATKTLTESQATLREMQKTLATLNKLTSSKAMQDLPEDMQKTLLELNRSMKGFQPGSPAYNKMVADMQRLDQVLRELQPVLRTLNEKSNALVFEASGSQDPQPKRAK; translated from the coding sequence TTGGCGAAAGATAATCATGCCGTTGCGGATGTAGAAACGATTAAACGCTGGTCGCCGGTCTGGATTGTGCCGATTGTCACGGTGCTGATCGGTGCCTGGATACTGTTTTACCATTTTAGTCATCAAGGGCCACAAATTACGCTGATTACCAGCAACGCCGAAGGCATTGAAGCAGGAAAAACCGCAATCAAAAGCCGTAGCGTTGATGTTGGGGTGGTAGAAAGCGTGGTGCTGAGTGATGACCTCCATCGCGTGGAAATCAAAGCGCGCCTGCATGACGGTATGGATAAACTGCTAAAGCAGGATTCCGCTTTCTGGGTGGTGAAGCCGCAGATTGGACGAGAAGGCGTTTCCGGTCTAGGTACGCTGTTATCCGGTGCCTATATCGAACTGCAACCCGGCGCGAATAAGGACGATAAGCGCGAGTTTACGCTGCTGGACGCGCCGCCGCTGGCCTCACCGGATGCGAAAGGCATCAGGGTGATACTCGACAGCGATCAATCCGGGCAGTTGAATGCCGGTGACCCCGTCCTGTTCCGCGGTTATCGGGTGGGGTCGGTGGAAACCAGTGAGTTCGATCCGAAAGCGCGCAAGATGCGCTATCAGCTGTTTATCTCGGCGCCGTATGACGGGTTGGTTACCAGCAACGTCCGTTTCTGGAAAGACAGCGGCGTCGCATTCGATATGTCGGCACAAGGCATGCGTGTCGAAATGGGCTCGCTGACTACGCTGTTCAGCGGTGGCGTAAGCTTTGATATCCCGGCTGGATGGGAACTGGGCGATGCAGCCAAGGCAATGGCACAGTATCGGCTCTTTGATAGCCAGCGCAGTATTCAGGACTCGCTGTACACCGAATATAAAGAGTATTTGCTGTTCTTTAGCGAATCGATCCGTGGTTTACAGGCTGGGGCACCGGTTGAATTCCGCGGTATTCGATTGGGCACGGTTGCCGAAGCGCCATTTTTCCCGAAAAATATGAAGCAGGAACTGGATGGTGATTATCGCATTCCGGTGCTGATTCGTATTGAACCCGATCGGTTCGAGAAGAAAATTGGCGGCTCGTTCGACTTTGAGCAGCATCTGAAGCAGGCTCAATCGTTGGGGCTACGGGCCTCGATGAAGTCGGCTAACCTCCTGACAGGCGCGCTCTATATCGATTTAGATTTTTATCCAAAAGAAAAAGTGGATAAGGCGCTGTTCGTGATGGATGGCTACCCGGTTCTGCCCACCATTGATGGTGGCCTGTCACAGATTCAGCAGAAGCTGATGGCGGTGCTGGATAAGGTGAATAGCCTACCGCTGAATCCGATGGTTAATGAAGCAACGAAGACGCTGACGGAAAGTCAGGCGACGCTGCGCGAAATGCAAAAAACCTTGGCGACGTTGAACAAATTGACGTCCAGCAAAGCGATGCAAGATCTGCCGGAAGATATGCAAAAAACGCTGCTTGAGCTGAATCGGAGTATGAAAGGCTTCCAGCCTGGTTCACCAGCGTATAATAAGATGGTGGCGGATATGCAGCGGTTAGATCAGGTTTTACGGGAACTACAGCCTGTGCTGCGTACCCTGAATGAGAAAAGCAACGCGTTGGTGTTTGAGGCCTCTGGTAGTCAAGATCCTCAGCCTAAGAGGGCAAAATAA
- the rlmL gene encoding bifunctional 23S rRNA (guanine(2069)-N(7))-methyltransferase RlmK/23S rRNA (guanine(2445)-N(2))-methyltransferase RlmL has translation MNALFASTARGLEELLKSELESLGAQSCAVVQGGVHFEGDNRLLYQSLLWSRLASRILLPLNEFKVHSDLDLYLGVQAIDWSTIFSIDKTFAVHFTGTNEDIRNSQYGALKVKDAIVDSFTRKTGQRPDVAKQQPDIRVNVFLQRDTASVALDLSGEGLHQRGYRDLAGLAPLKENLAAAIVSRSGWQNGTPMVDPMCGSGTLLIEAAMIASDRAPGLHRTHWGFNAWLKHDAELWHELTSEAQQRASQGLQATTSRFFGSDNDRRVIEIAKANARRAGVAELISFGVKDAAQLQNPLPEGPKGTVISNPPYGERLESEPALIALHNMLGRKMKSDFGGWQLSLFSASPELLSCLQLRAERQFKAKNGPLDCVQKNYQLADTQGESAGQIAEDFANRLRKNLRKLEKWAKQQGIECYRIYDADLPEYNVAVDRYGSWVVVQEYAPPKTIDAQKARQRLFDVINATLIVLELPSNRLVLKTRERQKGKNQYEKLAQKGDFLLMEEFGAKLWVNLTDYLDTGLFLDHRIARKMLGEMSRGKDFLNLFAYTGTASVHAGLGGARSTTTVDMSRTYLEWAEKNLRVNGLTGRQHRLIQADCLSWLHNGHEQFDVIFIDPPTFSNSKRMEESFDVQRDHLALMKDLKRLLRRGGTIMFSNNKRGFQMDIAGLTALGLNAKEITAQTQSQDFARNRQIHNCWLLTHAGEEK, from the coding sequence ATGAATGCTTTGTTTGCCAGCACGGCGCGGGGACTGGAAGAGTTATTAAAAAGTGAACTCGAATCATTGGGTGCGCAGTCCTGTGCGGTTGTGCAGGGCGGTGTCCATTTTGAGGGTGACAACCGCCTACTGTATCAGAGCCTGCTGTGGAGCCGTCTGGCGTCGCGCATTCTGCTGCCGCTGAATGAATTCAAGGTACACAGCGATCTGGATTTGTATTTGGGCGTACAGGCGATCGATTGGTCAACGATTTTCAGCATCGATAAAACCTTTGCTGTGCATTTCACCGGCACTAATGAAGATATCCGCAACAGTCAGTACGGCGCGTTAAAAGTAAAAGACGCGATTGTGGATAGTTTTACGCGCAAAACTGGGCAGCGACCGGATGTGGCGAAACAGCAGCCAGATATTCGTGTTAACGTCTTTTTGCAGCGCGATACGGCTAGCGTCGCGCTGGATTTAAGCGGCGAAGGCTTACATCAGCGTGGTTACCGTGACTTGGCCGGGCTGGCACCGCTCAAAGAGAATCTGGCGGCGGCGATTGTTTCACGCTCTGGCTGGCAAAACGGCACGCCGATGGTCGATCCGATGTGTGGTTCTGGTACGTTGCTGATCGAAGCGGCAATGATTGCGTCCGACCGTGCACCCGGTTTGCATCGTACACACTGGGGGTTTAACGCCTGGTTAAAACACGATGCTGAACTGTGGCATGAACTGACCAGTGAAGCACAGCAGCGTGCTAGTCAAGGGTTGCAGGCGACAACGTCGCGCTTCTTCGGATCGGATAATGACCGTCGAGTGATTGAGATCGCGAAAGCCAATGCGCGTCGCGCAGGCGTTGCCGAGCTGATTTCTTTCGGCGTGAAGGATGCAGCACAGCTACAGAACCCGTTGCCGGAAGGGCCTAAAGGCACGGTTATCAGTAACCCGCCTTACGGTGAGCGTCTGGAAAGTGAACCCGCGCTGATCGCCTTGCATAATATGCTGGGCCGTAAAATGAAAAGCGATTTTGGCGGCTGGCAGCTATCGCTGTTCAGCGCATCGCCGGAGCTACTGAGCTGCCTGCAACTGCGTGCTGAACGTCAATTCAAGGCAAAAAATGGCCCGCTAGACTGCGTGCAGAAGAATTACCAACTGGCGGACACACAGGGTGAATCTGCGGGGCAAATCGCGGAAGACTTTGCCAACCGCCTGCGTAAGAACCTGCGCAAGTTGGAAAAATGGGCCAAACAGCAAGGGATTGAATGCTACCGAATCTATGATGCCGATCTGCCTGAATATAATGTAGCCGTTGATCGCTACGGCAGTTGGGTCGTCGTACAAGAATATGCTCCACCGAAAACCATCGATGCTCAAAAAGCCCGTCAAAGGCTGTTTGATGTCATTAACGCCACGCTGATTGTGCTGGAATTACCGTCGAACCGTCTGGTGCTGAAAACGCGTGAACGTCAGAAAGGCAAAAACCAGTATGAGAAGCTGGCGCAGAAAGGCGATTTCCTCCTGATGGAAGAATTTGGTGCCAAGCTGTGGGTCAATCTGACCGACTACCTCGATACTGGTTTGTTCCTTGACCACCGCATCGCCCGCAAAATGTTGGGTGAGATGAGCCGTGGCAAAGATTTTCTCAACCTGTTTGCCTATACCGGCACCGCGAGTGTTCACGCCGGATTGGGCGGCGCACGTTCGACGACCACCGTCGACATGTCGCGCACCTATTTGGAATGGGCAGAGAAAAATCTGCGGGTGAATGGCCTGACCGGGCGTCAGCATCGTCTAATACAGGCGGACTGCCTGTCATGGTTACATAATGGCCATGAACAATTTGATGTGATCTTCATCGACCCGCCGACCTTTTCTAACTCAAAACGTATGGAAGAGTCGTTTGATGTCCAGCGTGATCATCTGGCGCTGATGAAAGATCTCAAACGGCTGTTGCGCCGTGGTGGCACCATCATGTTCTCGAATAATAAACGTGGCTTCCAGATGGATATTGCTGGCCTGACGGCGCTGGGGCTGAATGCCAAAGAAATTACCGCGCAGACCCAATCTCAGGATTTTGCCCGTAATCGTCAAATTCATAACTGCTGGCTGCTAACGCATGCCGGTGAGGAAAAGTAA